The genomic window GAGGCCCGGTCCCTCCAGAGCAATTTGCGCGGTTTATCGATTGCTTAGCGATTCGAACGGAAACCACCCATAAAATAGGCGATTAGCGCGATCAACAGGAGCAGACCGACGAGTCCACCTCCGATAGCTGGGCCACCTAGATAAAAGCCGCCGCCACCGAAGAGAAGGAGTAATACGAGAAGTACAATGATTATGTTCATGCTAGTAATGTACCTTTGGTTAGCGGCACTTACTATGGGGTGTTCACCTACCGAGCAAAATCATGGGCCTTTGCGTGAAACTTATTTTTTCCAGAACGTTACTGGGAAGCATCCTCGGTCCCCGCGTCTTTCACCGCCATTTTCGCGCAAATTGCTCCGAAGGTGTTTGGGGCCGGAATGGTTCTAACCGCTGTGTATGCTCGGCGCGTACAATCGGAAGATTGTCCCTCCAGTTGCGAGGAGCAAATTGCTCCCCAGAAGGGGGAAGCAGTGCTGTGGTGAATCCCTTTTTCACGTGTAGGGCGAGCGGCCCTACTTGCCGAGTGCCGGATGTAACCAGAGAAACTCTGGCCCGTGGCAACCGGGCCGGTCGGCCTACACGTGAAAAATCATGGGCCTTTGCGAACTGCGCGAGAAACCCTTTCTTTTAAAACGTCTTCCTTCGTTCGCTTTGTGGTGCAATTTGTTTGGCTATGGCGTTCCTCCACGGACTTGTGCCGAGAAACTGATTTGATCAGGCCTTTTCCTGTAAAAATGCTATTGCAGGAAGGGGCGGAGGCGAGTAAGTTATTGGCCTCTATGGGTATGACTTTGACAGAAAAACTTTTGGCGCGCGCTGGAAAAAAGGCGCGGGTAACTGCAGGTGAAGCCGTTTGGGTCGACACCGATGTGCTGATGACCCACGATGTGTGCGGACCGGGCACGATCGGTGTATTCAAACGGGAATTTGGCAAGACCGCAAAGGTCTGGGACAAAGAAAAGATTGTCATCATCCCTGACCATTATATTTTCACCTCGGACTCGAAATCGAACCGCAATGTGGACATCCTGCGTGAATTCGTCAAAGAGCAAGGGCTGAAATATTTTTACGATGTGATCGACGATCCGGATGGTCACTGGATCTATGACTCGACCAAAAGCCCCTTGCAACGCCAGTACGGTTCACAATTTGCGGGTGTCTGCCACACGGCGCTCCCCCAAAAAGGGCATACCCGCCCTGGGGAAGTGCTCTTCGGCACGGACTCACACACTTGTATGGCGGGTGCGTTTAACCAATTTGCCACGGGTATCGGTAATACCGATGCGGGCTTC from Verrucomicrobiota bacterium includes these protein-coding regions:
- a CDS encoding DUF3309 domain-containing protein, giving the protein MNIIIVLLVLLLLFGGGGFYLGGPAIGGGLVGLLLLIALIAYFMGGFRSNR